The DNA segment GCAGCACAAACTAATCTGTCGCTGTTGGGCATCACGAACGCCGCCAACCTCGACGTCGCGGCCTTGTGGAAGCCCCGGATGCTGCCGGTCGGCACCGGAGAACCGGTTGATCTGGAGCCGCTGTTGCGGGTGCCGATCGGGCTGCAGCCCAGCGGCGCACCGCTGATCGTGGATCTCAAGGACGAAGCAGACGGTGGTAACGGGCCGCACGGTCTGATGATCGGCATGACGGGGTCGGGGAAGTCGACCACCCTGGCGGCGCTGGTCGTCGGCCTCTTCCTGCAACACTCCCCCGATGTCGTGCAGGCCTTCCTCGCCGACTTCAAGGACGGCGCCGGCTTCGACGCCCTGGCCGACTATCCCCACGTCGTTGGCCTTGTCACCAACATGGAGGAAAAGAAGTCGTTGGTCGACCGCTTCGGCGACACCTTGCTGGGTTTGCTCGACCAACGAGGGCGCATCTTCCATGAAGCCGGAAACCAGATCAAAGGCGCGGCATTCTCGTCCCTGCTGGAATACAACGAGGCCCGCGCCACCCCGGCCGGCGCGCACCTGCCGCCGGTGCCCTACATGATGGTCATCGTCGACGAGTTTTCGCTGCTGCTGCGCGATCATCCCGACATGGCCGACGTGTTCGACGTCGTCACGCGCAAGGGGCGCTCGCAGGGTGTGCACTTCCTGTTCGCCAGCCAGACCCTCGACGAGGGCGTGATCAAGCAGATTCCGAACAACACCCAGTACCGCATCGGTCTGAAGGTGGCCTCGGAGTCGATCTCGCGCCGCGTCATCGGCGCACCCGACGCCTACCACATCCCCGACGGCAAAAACGTAAAGGGCACAGGCTATTTCGTGCGCGCACCTGGCGCCGAGCCGGTGAAGTACCGCGGTTTCATGCTGCCCTCGCGCTACGAGCCGCCCACCACGATCAATCGCCGCGTGATCAGCGCCAATCCGCGTGCGCGGCTGTTCACGGCCGGCCGTGTCGAACCCGATCCCGACACGGTGATCGAGGAGGAGGTGGCCGCGGAGTCGGTGATCGACGGCCCACCGCGATCGCTGGCGCTGACGGTTGGTCCGCAGCTGAAGGCCTACTACGGCAAGCAGGCGGCCCAGCTGTGGGCCCCTCCGCTCGACGAGCCGATCCCGCTGGACAGTGTCTTGCGTGAGGCCCAGGCGACGCCGCGGCGTGGCTCCACTCCGTGGTGGCCGCTCGGCGAGATCGACCGGCCTCGCCAGCTCAGTCACGGTCTGCTCAGCTACGGGCTCGACGAGGGCAACATCTCGCTGTTGGCCGCCAGCAAGGACGAGGCCTCGACGGTGGTGCAGACGTTCGTGCTGTCCGCCGCGGCACGGTACTCGCCGCAGGACATCGGCTTCTACATCCTCGGTTACGGTGGCCCGGCAGTGGCCGCGGTGCGCGAGTTGCCCCACGTCGGCGCGATCGGCGGCGAGGGCCGCAACGAGCTCAATCTGCGCATCTTCGGCGACCTGGAGGTCATGCTGGCCCGTCGGCGGCGGATCTTCGACGAGAACAATGTGCTGTCGCTGGAGCAATGGCGCCAGCGCCGCCGAGACGGCGAAGCCGCCCTCGACGACGGCTATCCCACCGACATCTTCGTCATCGTCGACGGGTGGGAGAACTTCATCAAAGACAACACGTCGCTGATGAACCCTAAGAACCCTCAGATGCGCAACGTGGAGGCGCTCTCGGGTGGCGGCCGCGGTGTGCACATCATGGTGACCGCCTCGGACTGGATCGGCCTGGGCACCACCATCCAAGGCCAGATCAACACCCGCTACGAGCTGAAGTTGGCTCAGTCGACCAACTCCCAGGTCCGTGCGCGGATCGAAGACAAGATGATCCGGCCCCAGGACCGCATCCCTGCCGATCAGCCGGGGCGCGGCATCACCTTCAAGGGTGACGTCATCCGATTTGCGGTGGGGCGGACCGATGGTGTGGCGAGCATGGAGGATCTCGACCTCAAGATCGGCGAAACTGTGGCCCAGATCGTCGCCAAATCCAACGGACAGCGGCCGGCGCCGCGGCCGCGGCTGTTGCCCACCCGGATCCCGATCGACCGCCTCCCTCGTGGGCTCGGCGGGGAACGGCACGCGATCGGCCTGCGTGGACGGGATCTGCAGCCGCTGGTCATCAACTTCGCCGCAGAGCCGCTGCTGGCGGTCTACGGCGATGACCACCAGGGCAAGTCGACCTTCATCCGGAACATGGTGACCAGCATCGTCACGGAGCGGACGTCGGTGGATGAGGCCTGCATCCTGTTGTTCGACCCCAAGCGCAGGCAGGGTGATCTGACCCGCATCCTGACCGAGTCGCACCCCGACAGCGCCGGCAATGCCGACTACTACGCCACCGACGCCGCCCAGATGGCCACTTACGTCGAGTCCCTCGCCGCCATCCTCGACAAGCGGCAACCGCCGGCGGGTATGAGCTGGGAGGAGCGCCGGTCATGGTCGTTCGAGGGGCCGAAGATCTATCTGATCGTCGACGACTTGGACGTCGTTCCCTCGCGCATCCAGGTGCATGCACCAGTCACAGCCGGCGGCCCGCCCGTACCGGGGGCCGGTCGCACGGTCGTCACCTGGGAGCCACTGCTGCGGCACTTCGCCAACGCAGCGGACCGCGGTCTGCGTGTGATCGTGACGCACCGCGCCGCGGACGTCTCGACCGCCGAGATCTCCCCGACGTCGATTCCGCACCAGATCGCCACGCAACCGTCGACCCGCATCATGCTCGCCTCGCGGGCGCACAACGAGAAGGTGGCCGGCGTCAAATTCGAGGCCGGATTGGCCCCTGGCCGAGCAAACGTGCTGGCCACCAATGACGACAACGGCGGGTACGTCCAGTTGGCTGCAGATCCAGACGGTATGTAACGGCCATGTTAAATGAGCATCTAGGGGGTGTTGAGCAGGTAAAAGGCCTGCTGCAATCAGTGGCAGGTGTCGTTTGCTGTCGGTACCGTGTTTCTAGACGGCAATAAAGCTGTATTGGGCACCGCCAACCATCGGCGATACTGGAACACATAGGTCACAGCGGAAGAGGGGACGCTACCCATGCAACTCGACGTAACACCCGAAGCGCTCGAAGCAGCAAGCGCACAGGTCGCAGCGCTGACTGGGCACTTGCTCGCGGTCAACGCCTCGCACATGGTCGCCAACCACATGATCCTGCCGCCCGGCTCGGACATCGCCTCGATCAAGACGGCCGCCTCCCTGCAGGCCCAGGGCGTCGACCACGACGCCATGGCCGCGATGGGCAACTTCCAGATGGCCGCCTCGTCCTACGGTGTCGCCGAGTCCGGTGTCAGTTACGCCACCGGTGACGCCGAGAATGTCGCGACCTACACCGCGGCCGGCGGGTTCGTCTAAACCCCGGAGATGCCTGCATGCCAGCCGTAGGAGCAATCCCTCCCACGCCGCCGATCTACGGGGCGGCGCCCCCCGAGGTGCACTCGACGCTGTTGAACACCGGCGCCACTGCCGCAGGAATCGTAGCCGCCGGCACGTCGTGGTCGCACGTAGCCGCCGAGTACGTCGCCGGAATGGCTGAACTGGAAGCGATCCTGGCTTCGGTTCAGGCCAATTACCAGGGTCCGTCGGCGGAACAGTTCGTGATGGCCCACCAGCCGCTGCTGATGTGGATGGCTGACGTCGCTGCGAAGGCGACGCTGGCTGCGGTGGCGCACGGCGAGATCGCCATCGCCTACGACACCGCCGTCGCGATGATGCCCACCATGCTCGAACTCATCACCAACCATGTTGTGCACGGAGTTCTGGTGGGCACCAACTTCTTTGGCGTCAACACCATTCCGATCGGCATGAACGAGGCCGACTACATCCGGATGTGGGACCAGGCCGCGGTCACGCAAACCACCTACGACACCACCTCCACACTGGCAGTCGACGAGATCCCCGATACCCCGCCCTCCCCCATGACCCTGATGGTGGGCGTGGGCGAGAGTGGGGACATCGCCGCGAGTGCCGCGTCGTTCAGCAACACGATCGCCGCCGGTGTCAGCGGTGCTCAGCTCGACCTGGGCGACGCCATCGGCAGCAAGCTGCTGGCGGGCCAGGCCGCGGGCCAACCGGCGTCGGCCGCCGAGCGGGGTGCCACGCAGGGAGCCTCACAATCCCAATCCGCGGCCAACCGTGGCGAACAGTCAGGCCAGCAACTCAAGCCCGACCAAATGAGCAACGGCATCATGCAGCAATTCACCCAGATCGCCTCCAGTGCCCCACAGGCGGCGTCCTCGGCGATCCAGGGGCCGGCGAACATGCTTATGCAGGCCCCGCAACAGCTGGCGTCGGCTCCCCAGCAGCTCAGCAGCATGCTCAGCCAATTCTCCAGCGGCTTCGGCGGCAGTGACCTCGCCAGCCAGGGCCTCGGTCAGATCGGGTTCGCCGGCACCGCGCCGGTCAGCGGGATCAACCCGGCCGGCATGACCAGCCTGGCCGGCGGTGCACTCGGCGGCGGCCCATCCCGGCCGATGCTGCCCTCCTCATGGGGATCAGCACCCAGCAGTGTGGCCGTCGAAGAGGCCGGCGCTCGGGGCCTGGCGCCAGCGGCTGCCGGTATGCCCGGCGCCGGCGCCGGAGGATCTGGAACCGGCGGCAGCGGCATGATGGGCCACGGCGCAAACAACCGCCGCGGCAAGGGATCTCAACAGATCACCACGTACTCCGATGATGATGCTGTCGACGAAGACGCCGACGCCGACAGTGACGGGGGGGCCTACGCGATGAGCCGCTGACGACTACGACCATCCTCCGCGGATCAACACAGCCCAACAGAACACCGCCGCACCGCGGCAACCGAATAGCCCATACACACGCGAAAGAAGGCACACGAAATGGGAATGCTCGACGCAAACGTTCCTCAGCAGATGGCTTCGGCGGCCGGCGTCCAGGACGCGGCCACCATGTTCCAGTCCACCCTCCACCAGGCAGAAGCCACCGCCCAGCAGGCCCTGGCCTTCCACCAGGGTGACTCCTCGATGGCGTTCCAGCAGGCGCACGCCCGTTTCCTGGAGGGCTCGCAGAAGCTGCACGCGTTGCTGGCCACCGCTGGACTCAACACCCAGGACGCCGGCCAGGAGTACACCGCTGCCGACGCCGCCGGCGCCGACATGATGAACCAGGTGCCGATCGGCGACGGCGGCGGCCTCGGCATCCGCGCTTAATCCCTCACCCGCCCAACAGACTTCACACCCGAAAGGAACATTCGATCATGGGACAGATCACTTACAACTACCCCGGCATGCTGGGCACCGCGGCGGAGATGAACGGTCAGGCCGCCGCACTGACCGCCATGGGCGGCAACGTCGAAGCCGAGCAGGCCGCCCTGGGCGGATCCTGGGTCGGCGACACGGGCACCACTGTGCAGCAGTGGATGACCCAGTGGAACTCGGCGCTGCAGGAGACCACCGAGGGACTGCGCGGCATGGCCTCGGCGCACGAGAACAACACCCTGCAGATGATGGGCCGCGACAACGCCCAGGGCGCCAAGTGGGGATGAGCCGGAACCCGGCTTAAACGCACGACGTACACACCACGTGGGGCGGTCACCGACACGGTGACCGCCCCACGCGTGCGTCGGCCCGGCGCCGGCGCTCGATAAGAACCGGTGGCGCCCGTCGGCCGGAATTCGACACGACCTCTGGGACAATCACAGGTAATGGACGACGCCGCGCTCACCCCGACCACGGACACCCACCCGCAGGCCAGCAGGCAAGAGCAGATCCGCGATGTGGCGATGAAGTGCTTCGCCGAGCACGGCATCGCCGGCACGTCGCTGAGGATGATCGCCGAGACAGCCGGGGTCAGCCTGGGCCTCCTCCAGCACTATTACGTCACCAAGCACCAGCTGATCGACTGCATCGACCGGCACGTGCTCTCCATCTTCAGCGCGGCCCTCGACGCACCCCTCGGCACCGGTGCCGCCAATGACCCCGTCAACGATGCCGGCAGCAGGTTCGCCGAGCTGATGTCGAAAAACCCCGACGTCATGGACTACGTCGGCCGAGCCCTCGCCGAGGGGGGCGAGGTCGGCAATGTCATCTTCGATGGCTTCTACGCCATCAGCGCCGAGCAGGGCGCCACGTTCGCCGCCCGAGGCCTTACCCCCGACGACCTCGACCCGGTATGGGCGAACATGCTGCCCTTGATCCTGCGCGTGGGAACGATCATGCTGCGCCCCCACATCGAGCGGCACGTGGCCGGCTCGCTGTACGACCCCGCTCAAACGTCGCGATGGGACGCCGCCGTCACCAGAATGATCCAAAAAGGCCAGCTAGTCGCCGACGACCCCGCACCTCCGCGCGAGCCCTGACGGGGCTCGGGGGCCCGGCGCTGGAGCTGGGCGGTAGGGAGCATCCAGCGAAAGTGCGTGGGCGTCGAATGATGATCCCCTAGAAAGCGTTTCGCCCCGAGGGGCCAGACACACCATCGCTGGTGTCGGGAATGCCTCGGGGCTGACGCCGATCACTGTACACCGGTCGCAGGCCATGCGGCCTCGGACGCGTCACCGCCGGGGCGCAGCCTCGACGAGGCGGGTGCTCAACCACTGTCGGTCATGCGCGGTGATGAGCTGGAACAGGTTGGCGCGTGCACCGTCCTGGGTGATGACGACCGTCGTCGACGGGGGCTGCGCGGACTGCGGACGGCGCAGCGTCACCGTGATCGCCGCTCCGCTGGGCGCATCCACACTGCCGTCAGTCACCACGATCGAACCAGGCAACAAGGTGGGCGGCCGAACAGAGAACTGTTGCGGTGCACCGTGATTGCCCAGGCTGGCCCATGGTCGAGGATCGGTGACGTACAGCGCCACCGGAAGGCCGGACAACGCCAGCCTCGAGACGATGCCCACCTGGAACTGGCCGGTGCCGGTGACGGTGACCCGTACGGGCTCCGGCGACGCCAACCCGAGATACACCGGCTCGCGATTGCGGTTGAAGCCGATGGGCACCCCGGCGGCCGCGGTCGTCCACCGCAGCGATGTGAGGTCCTCCCAGGACAGCTGCCCCTGGGGCAAAGCGAACCGTGACTGGTCAAATCCGGTCACCGACAGGGCCGAGGCGACTTTGCGGTGCAGGCCGTGGAATCCCGCAAGTCCCGGCAGCGGGTTGCGGCCCGGCTTGGCACTGCTGACCACACCAACCGCGGCGTCGATCGTCACAGACTGGCTGCTGGGGTCGCGCACCGTCATCGTCACCCACGTCGCCTTGGACGCCAACGACGGAAGGGCATCGAGCACCCGTGCCAGCTGCCCAGGTTCAACGGCGTACACCGCACGGAACCCGTCGGAGTGCTCGGTGGCCGTCCAATGCTCGCGCCGAACCGTTGCCGACGCCGGCGCGAACGTCGGAACCTCGTCGACCTCGGTCAGGGTGGCCAACCATCCCTGCTCGCGCAGCTCGGCGACCAGGCGGCGCTCCACGGTGTCGGCCAGAGCGGTCTGCTGCGGCGTCGAGCCGTCCTCGGCTCCGATGCCGGTTGAATCGGCTGTGGCGTGGCCCATCGTGGTGCGCCGGGCGGTCAGTGCCCCCACGTTGCTCTGAGCGCGCAGCGTGTACGTGAGCCAGGTGTCACGGTGCTGTGGAGTGCGGCCGGTCAAGAGCGCGGCCGCGTCGGTGCGCAGACCGCTTGGCGGCGGGGTCCTGGTGAGGGCGCTGATGGTCAGCTCGTCGGCGCGCACGCCGTAGCGGTCGAGCCAGCTGGTAATGAACCGCCATGGCAGCTGGTCGGCGGTGTCGGCGGGGGTGGTCAGGGCGTGCGGGTGCGGACGAAGGTGGATGACGACCCGTGCTTCCAGGATGTTGGAGCCCCGCGCCGGCGCGTCCGGCGTCTCGGGTGCGGTGTCGCCGCGACTGGTGACTCTGCGGCTGCGCAGGCGCCGGTTGAAGGCCGACATCGGCGCCCAGCGGCGCACCGTCGTGGATACGTGCTGGCCATGCCAAGACCCCAGGAACGCCAGGATGAGGGCGACGCCGATGGCGTAGTGCCACCACTGCGGTGTGCGTCCTGGCGGCAGGAGAGCGGCCCACCCCAACAGCAATAGCGACACCAGGACGGTCAGGCGACGCCAACTCGGTACCGCTGGGGCGAGTCGGCCTCGGGTGCGGTCAACGGGAGTTGCCACGGCGCATTCCAATCATGGTGACGGCGATGATCGCGACGGCGACGACGAGGAGGCCGCCGCCCAGGGCGATCAGGCGGGGCAGTCGGTTGTCCGGTGGCGGCGGTGCCGGCGGTGCGACGCGGACCACCGGCATGTTGGCCGGGACCTTCTCCCCGTCGGGGATATTCCAGGTGAGTGCAGCAACCGGGTCGATGACGCCGGCGCCGACGACGTTGGACGGCGCGCGGGCGGCATTATGGGCCGACGCAACGATGCGGTTGACGATCTGGCGGGCCGACAAGTCGGGGAACTCCGAGCGGACCAGAGCTGCGACGCCGGAGACGTATGCGGCGGCAAAGCTGGTGCCGTTGATGGGGACCAGAGGTTCCTTGGTGGAGGGCTGGCCGTTGACGAGGCCGGAGTTCGGCGCGTTGCCCAGCGACACGATCTGCTCGCCCGGCGCAGCGACGCCGACCCAAGGGCCGGCCATGGTGAATCCCGAGGGCTGGCCATCGGGGGTCAGCGAGGCGACCGATAACACGTAGGGCTGCCAGTAGGACGGCGTGGAGATCGTGGTCGCGCCGGCCCAGTTGCGGGGATCTTGCGGGTTCTTGGGATCGGTGAGCGGATTGCTGGTGCAGTTGCCGCCACCGCCGGTGCCGGACCCGGACTCGCCGGTGTTGCCCGCGGCGGCGACGACCACGATGTCCTTGTCGATCGCCGCGTAGCGCAGCGCGGCGCCCAAGGCCGCCTGGTCGACCTGCTTGTACTGGGCGATGCAGTCCACGATCGAGATGTTGATGACCCGGACGAACGGAATGTCGGCGGCGTGACGGACGGCGCGAGCCAAGGTGGCGATGTCGCCGGCGGTCTTGACCACCTGCGGGTCACCACCGCTGGGCATGCGGGGTGCCCAGTGCGCTGAGGTCTGCCTGATCGACACGATCGACGCCTCGGGAGCGACGCCGGAGAAACCATCGGGACCGGGCTGGCCGGCGATGATGCCGGCCACCGCTGTGCCGTGCCCGTCCTCATCGACCAATCCATTGGCCGGCGGGTCGACGTAGTCGCCGCCGGGGTTGAGGTTGGGCAGACGCGGCTGCGGCGTGACGCCGGAGTCGATGACCGCCACGGCCACTCCCCTGCCCCGAGAGGTCTTCCACGCCTCGGGCAGATTCAGCATCGCCTGGCTGGGCGGGATGGCGGCCGGGTCGAAACCGGGCAGCGCACCGTTGAATGTGGGCGGTCCGTCGTTGTGACGCATTTCCTGCTCGGGTGAGGGTGGTCCGTCCGGTGGCAGGGCTGCCGGGTCGACGACGGGCTGAGTAAGGGCCAGCGCCGCCGGCGGCGGTGAGCACACCACCAGCAGAGCCACCGCCGCGGCGAGGGAACCGAGCTGTCGCAACATCAGATGGCCCCCCGGTTGCGAATGAGGCTGACCAGACCCACCAGCCACAGCAGTGAGGGTGCGATGGTGACCAGCAGAGCGTTCTCGAACAAGTCGAGGTAGCGGCGTTGCGGGATGGTCAGTTCGCGAGGCTTGAGCACCGAGGCGACCAGAAGGGCCATCGTCAGGCCCGCCACCGCCGCAGTCGCGTACATGCCGGCCTCCAGGTGCCCGGTCACGGCGAACGCCACCGCCAACGTCAGCGCCGTCACGAACGGTGCGGACAGGAACCACAGCGAGGGAACTGCCGAATCCCAGATCCGCATCCGCAGCACGGTGACAGTGATGGTGGCGATGACCAGCCACCACGCCAACAGGGGCGGCTGGTCGGGCAGCCACAGCACCAGTACCGAGCCGATGACGGCCAGGATCACCGAGGCAGCGATCATGCCGCTCTGGTAGGAGGCGCTGATCGCCGTTTTGCGGGGCAGGTCCTCGATCTCGGCCAGTGAGGATGGTGCCGGAGTCGGCTCACCGGGAGCGGGGACGTTGGGCAGCGGGAATCGGGCCCACACCGCTGACGCTGTGGGCGCGTTGAGTGCCACCAGCAGCGAGATGGCCAGCACCCCGCACCCCAGCGACAGATATGGCAGGTGAGCGAGCATGCGCACACCGGCGGCCAGTGCCACGGTGGCCGACACGGCGATGATCGCGGTGTAGGTGGCCACCCACGACGTCGTGATGGTCAGCAGCAGGATTGACCAGGCGACCAAGCCGGCGGCCGCCAGGAACACCCGCGGGGAGGCAGCGTCGCCGGGGACGGCAGCGGCCAGGGCCAAGGCCAAGGGAACCGTGGTGGCCACCCCCATGCGGCCCGCGGCGACTGCGTTGCCGCGACGGCGCAGCAGAACTGTCGCCAGGATGTACACCACCGACAGCGCGCCGAGGGCGCCGGCGGCCCACCACTGATAGCCGCGGTGCCAGCCGTCGATGGCCAGACCGCACACCAACGCACCGAGCCCAAGGACGGCCGCTTGGGCGACCATCGGCAGCTGGGCATGGGTGAACGGTTTGAACTGGCGGGCCGAGTGGATCGCTGACGCATCGGCGATGTCCTCGACGACCGGCGGGGCGGCCGGGCCAGGCGGCAGCTTGCAGAGGATCAGCTGCTCGCCGTCGTCGATGGCCAGTGTTTCCAGCGTGGCGTCGAGACTGAACGGCGTGCCGCCCAGGGGCGCAAGGGAATACGGGCGCGGCCCGGCGGTGACGTCGTCGGGTTCGAGGGCGTCGTCATCGCGCCCGGATACCAGGGTGGCGCGGATGCGCGGAATGAGTTCGCGGATCGCCAGTGTGGTGGGCAGTGCGAGGTCGGCGGCCGCGCCGTCGCCGATGATCGCGACGCGGACCTGCCCGGTGGCAGAGGCCGGATCCATGGTCAGTATCTCCCCAGTTCTTCAGGACGTTGACGTGGTTGACGTGTCGGGTAGTATCGGGCGATCGAGGCGGCCAGTCCCGTCACCGCCTTGCGTGTCCGCTTGGTCATCCGGTCGAAGCTGATGAAGCCACCTTCGTGCAAGTGCGCGTCATAGGGGACGGTGACGACCTCTTCGACCTTCTCACGGAACCTGGCCTCGGCCTCTTTCATATCGACCGCGGGTTTGTCACCACTGTTGGCGTTGAGCGCAATCACAGTGCGCGGCAGCAGATTACTGAAACCATGGGCCTCAAGCCAGCCCAGGGTTCGCCAGGCCCCGTTGAGGCCGGGAGCGTCGTTGGACGACACCACCACAAGGCAGTTGACCTGCTTGGCGATCGCCGGGAACAGATTCGAGGTGATCGACGTACCGCAGTCGAGCAGGATCACGTTGTAGTGCGCGCGCAGGATCTTCATCGCTGACTCGAAGTCCTGGATGTTGAGGCGGTAGTTGGAGCGCGGATCGTTTTGCGAGGACAACATTTCCAGCCGGTCAGAGTTCTGCACGGTGAACACCCGCACGTTCTGATAGCTGCCGGCGCTGGGCAATGCCGCCAGGGCCTCGATGTTGGCCTTGGGCCCACCGTTCTCCTCGAAGCGGGCCGACAGATTGCCCAAGTCGGTATCGACGTCGACGACGATCACCCGATCGCCGCGTTCGCGGGCAATCGCGTTGCCCGCAGAGACGGCCATGGTGGTCTTGCCGACCCCGCCCTTCGAGTTGACGAACGCGACGACGAACACGTCGAGCAGAGACGCCGTGATCGCGCGGATCTCCTCTTCAGCGCGCAACTGCTTGGCGCTCGGACCCGGTTTGACGAGGCCGAACGTCATCACCGACACAGCCTTGCGCCAACCAGTGACCGGAGTGCTGCGCTGCGAGGGCCCGAAGGCTTCTGAGCTTTCGTCACTGACGTAGCCGCCGCCGCCGAAGGGCTCCCCTGCCCCACCGAAGGCATCGGCGAACGGCTGGGCTGGCGAGGCTGAGCCCTGCTCCAAGGGCTCCGGCGGCCAAGCATCATGAGGCACCGCAGAATTCGGCCCGGACGGTGGTCCGAAGAAGTCGCCCACGCCGGGATCGTGCGTCGCCTGTTCACGGGCAGCGTCCATCTGCTGGCGAGACAGGATCGTTGTCTGTTCGGTGATGTCCGGCGCGCCCTCGCGGCGCTGAAAGCGCGGGTTGGGCGCCGGTGGCGGCCCCGCCTGACTGGGTCGGTGGGACGGCTGCTGATGACGGGGCTGGGCGGCGGAATGCTGCGGCGGGGTCTGTTGCCCGGCCGGCGGCGGTGGCTGCTGGGCTGCCGGCGGAGCTTGAGGCGCGGCAGAGGGCACCGATGGCGCGGACGGCTGCGCCGGAGGCGGAGGCGGAGGTGTGCGCCGCGCCTCCTCACTGCTTGCCTGGGAGGCTGGCTGCGCCGTTGGTGGCACTCCCCACGGCTGCGCAGACGAGGGGGCTGCCCGATGTGATCCGGGCTCGGACGCAGATGGGGCAGCGCCGTGGCGTTCGTCGCTGGTGGACTCCCC comes from the Mycobacterium sp. JS623 genome and includes:
- a CDS encoding AAA family ATPase, with amino-acid sequence MSTPSDFFSPDNEPGPGESTSDERHGAAPSASEPGSHRAAPSSAQPWGVPPTAQPASQASSEEARRTPPPPPPAQPSAPSVPSAAPQAPPAAQQPPPPAGQQTPPQHSAAQPRHQQPSHRPSQAGPPPAPNPRFQRREGAPDITEQTTILSRQQMDAAREQATHDPGVGDFFGPPSGPNSAVPHDAWPPEPLEQGSASPAQPFADAFGGAGEPFGGGGYVSDESSEAFGPSQRSTPVTGWRKAVSVMTFGLVKPGPSAKQLRAEEEIRAITASLLDVFVVAFVNSKGGVGKTTMAVSAGNAIARERGDRVIVVDVDTDLGNLSARFEENGGPKANIEALAALPSAGSYQNVRVFTVQNSDRLEMLSSQNDPRSNYRLNIQDFESAMKILRAHYNVILLDCGTSITSNLFPAIAKQVNCLVVVSSNDAPGLNGAWRTLGWLEAHGFSNLLPRTVIALNANSGDKPAVDMKEAEARFREKVEEVVTVPYDAHLHEGGFISFDRMTKRTRKAVTGLAASIARYYPTRQPRQRPEELGRY
- the eccD gene encoding type VII secretion integral membrane protein EccD gives rise to the protein MDPASATGQVRVAIIGDGAAADLALPTTLAIRELIPRIRATLVSGRDDDALEPDDVTAGPRPYSLAPLGGTPFSLDATLETLAIDDGEQLILCKLPPGPAAPPVVEDIADASAIHSARQFKPFTHAQLPMVAQAAVLGLGALVCGLAIDGWHRGYQWWAAGALGALSVVYILATVLLRRRGNAVAAGRMGVATTVPLALALAAAVPGDAASPRVFLAAAGLVAWSILLLTITTSWVATYTAIIAVSATVALAAGVRMLAHLPYLSLGCGVLAISLLVALNAPTASAVWARFPLPNVPAPGEPTPAPSSLAEIEDLPRKTAISASYQSGMIAASVILAVIGSVLVLWLPDQPPLLAWWLVIATITVTVLRMRIWDSAVPSLWFLSAPFVTALTLAVAFAVTGHLEAGMYATAAVAGLTMALLVASVLKPRELTIPQRRYLDLFENALLVTIAPSLLWLVGLVSLIRNRGAI